A window from Drosophila yakuba strain Tai18E2 chromosome 3L, Prin_Dyak_Tai18E2_2.1, whole genome shotgun sequence encodes these proteins:
- the LOC120321506 gene encoding uncharacterized protein LOC120321506 isoform X1 — MVENDAFYMLVEGEFSVPFYSTSYGLSYVGPNVGGATSTLASGAIRYLTSRGYRDTRCLDAEFGDTRNGFWTPDWTPAGRQPHVYMHSRVVNASAAKRFPQTLDMGVDTCNNIINIKSEDKTPKNKLFKF; from the exons atggtcgaaaacgaTGCCTTCTACATGTTAGTGGAGGGTGAATTTAgtgtacccttttactctacaagttacgg gCTTTCATATGTGGGGCCAAACGTTGGAGGAGCCACAAGCACGCTTGCATCGGGAGCCATCCGATATCTCACATCGAGAGGATATCGGGATACACGGTGTCTGGATGCCGAGTTCGGGGATACGAGAAATGGCTTCTGGACCCCAGACTGGACTCCGGCTGGCAGGCAGCCGCATGTGTATATGCACTCTAGAGTCGTTAATGCCAGTGCCGCCAAAAGGTTCCCCCAGACGTTGGACATGGGCGTTGACACATGCAACAACATAATCAATATAAAAAGCGAAGATAAAaccccaaaaaataaattgtttaaattttaa
- the LOC120321506 gene encoding uncharacterized protein LOC120321506 isoform X2, with product MVENDAFYMLSYVGPNVGGATSTLASGAIRYLTSRGYRDTRCLDAEFGDTRNGFWTPDWTPAGRQPHVYMHSRVVNASAAKRFPQTLDMGVDTCNNIINIKSEDKTPKNKLFKF from the exons atggtcgaaaacgaTGCCTTCTACAT gCTTTCATATGTGGGGCCAAACGTTGGAGGAGCCACAAGCACGCTTGCATCGGGAGCCATCCGATATCTCACATCGAGAGGATATCGGGATACACGGTGTCTGGATGCCGAGTTCGGGGATACGAGAAATGGCTTCTGGACCCCAGACTGGACTCCGGCTGGCAGGCAGCCGCATGTGTATATGCACTCTAGAGTCGTTAATGCCAGTGCCGCCAAAAGGTTCCCCCAGACGTTGGACATGGGCGTTGACACATGCAACAACATAATCAATATAAAAAGCGAAGATAAAaccccaaaaaataaattgtttaaattttaa
- the LOC6535206 gene encoding uncharacterized protein LOC6535206: protein MAPVSGCSPTATHSLQDMSAAAAAIALDMKPKLEPHPSAAATVLPSQKIKKLVRRNASDKLKLIQMVHDNPILWDSRLPNFKGAEEEKNRAWEHIGREFNAPGRRVARAFKSLRESYRRELAHVKLMGNGFKPKWSLYEAMDFLRDVIRERKGATHATDLSLTAYGHISNNNNNSNNLVAGGKAMTVKLSNSFNESAAVLNLSKCSSLNVSGDHYYCDYYVKPELDLSVGGGGGSSTSGSSSGGGQLPLPAHQHQTHNDSRVSSTRNEHRALQHSYEDIDDSSIRSGDEDTGLTSDVVEELDAIDADFPYPLILDSNSRGSPNAGVDEVVLSRKLRRTVDQDSLDEGNGHGNAVIDGDDYEEQMLQQHRHLRQQQGVASGVLDLPPPQTVREVLNSKFCGFISAKLNSMDDSDADNLMNRILLLLVQVQQCEGSSK from the exons ATGGCGCCCGTGAGTGGCTGTTCGCCTACCGCCACCCACTCGCTGCAGGACATGAGTGCTGCTGCCGCGGCAATCGCCCTTGACATGAAGCCCAAGTTGGAGCCCCACCCCTCGGCCGCCGCAACTGTCCTGCCCTCGCAGAAGATCAAGAAAT TGGTTCGGCGCAACGCCTCCGACAAGCTGAAGCTTATACAAATGGTTCACGACAACCCAATTCTGTGGGACTCCCGCCTCCCAAATTTCAAGGGCGCCGAAGAGGAAAAGAACCGCGCCTGGGAGCACATAGGTCGCGAGTTCAACGCCCCCGGGCGACGCGTTGCACGGGCCTTTAAGTCTTTGAGGGAATCCTACCGCCGGGAACTCGCCCACGTCAAGTTAATGGGCAATGGCTTCAAACCGAAGTGGAGTCTCTATGAGGCCATGGATTTCCTGCGCGATGTCATCAGAGAACGAAA GGGCGCAACTCATGCAACCGATCTTAGCCTGACAGCCTATGGCCATattagcaataacaacaataacagtaACAACTTGGTTGCAGGCGGAAAGGCAATGACCGTGAAGCTGTCTAATTCGTTCAACGAGTCCGCCGCAGTGTTAAATCTCTCCAAGTGCTCCTCGCTTAATGTAAGCGGCGATCACTACTACTGCGATTACTATGTGAAGCCGGAGCTGGATCTCTCGGTGGGCGGCGGGGGCGGAAGTAGCACAAGTGGCAGTAGCTCCGGCGGCGGACAACTTCCTCTGCCCGCTCACCAACACCAGACTCACAACGACAGTCGGGTGAGCTCAACACGAAACGAGCATCGGGCTCTGCAGCACAGCTATGAAGACATTGACGACAGCTCGATACGCAGCGGGGACGAAGATACCGGCCTCACATCCGACGTAGTGGAGGAGTTGGATGCCATCGATGCTGACTTCCCTTATCCTCTGATCCTAGATTCCAACTCACGCGGTAGCCCGAATGCTGGTGTGGACGAGGTGGTTTTGTCCCGCAAGCTCCGTCGTACCGTCGATCAAGATAGTTTGGACGAAGGCAACGGGCACGGCAATGCGGTTATCGATGGTGATGATTACGAAGAACAaatgctgcagcagcaccgcCATCTCCGGCAGCAGCAGGGCGTCGCAAGCGGAGTTCTGGATCTGCCGCCCCCACAAACTGTACGTGAGGTCTTGAACTCCAAATTTTGCGGCTTTATTTCCGCCAAGTTAAACAGCATGGACGACTCGGACGCGGACAATTTAATGAATCGCATTCTTCTGTTACTGGTTCAAGTGCAGCAGTGCGAAGGGTCCTCAAAATAG
- the LOC6535208 gene encoding RUN domain-containing protein 1 isoform X1: protein MGSNNNVDQNVAITEQTISCLPDLIDEERLYAELDSEGRIVSRTMTPYECQLEGEVEHLQEALFKISSHYAKVQFRLRQISLASGYERDNLLKDLERLTAKGLDATGPIRDEKLSMQAKHHVKQDKILCQLRGSLGDLVETTGICLHANHYPIITRSLSISTDASNKAPCNKVVSQGGGKS, encoded by the coding sequence ATGGGTAGTAATAATAATGTAGACCAAAATGTCGCTATAACCGAACAGACAATATCCTGTTTACCGGATTTAATTGACGAGGAACGACTTTACGCCGAACTTGACTCGGAAGGGCGCATAGTCAGCAGGACTATGACCCCATATGAGTGTCAGCTCGAGGGTGAAGTGGAGCACTTGCAAGAGGCGCTTTTTAAAATCTCTTCCCATTATGCCAAAGTGCAATTCAGACTGAGGCAAATATCATTGGCTTCAGGTTACGAGAGAGACAATCTGTTAAAAGATCTGGAGCGATTAACAGCAAAAGGACTAGATGCGACTGGTCCCATACGGGACGAAAAATTGTCCATGCAAGCCAAACATCACGTAAAGCAAGACAAGATTCTCTGCCAACTGCGAGGAAGTCTCGGAGACTTGGTCGAAACCACTGGTATCTGCTTACATGCTAATCATTATCCTATTATAACCAGATCTTTGAGCATTTCTACAGATGCTTCCAATAAAGCTCCCTGCAACAAAGTTGTCAGCCAGGGCGGTggaaaaagctaa
- the LOC6535208 gene encoding RUN domain-containing protein 1 isoform X2, whose protein sequence is MGSNNNVDQNVAITEQTISCLPDLIDEERLYAELDSEGRIVSRTMTPYECQLEGEVEHLQEALFKISSHYAKVQFRLRQISLASGYERDNLLKDLERLTAKGLDATGPIRDEKLSMQAKHHVKQDKILCQLRGSLGDLVETTDASNKAPCNKVVSQGGGKS, encoded by the exons ATGGGTAGTAATAATAATGTAGACCAAAATGTCGCTATAACCGAACAGACAATATCCTGTTTACCGGATTTAATTGACGAGGAACGACTTTACGCCGAACTTGACTCGGAAGGGCGCATAGTCAGCAGGACTATGACCCCATATGAGTGTCAGCTCGAGGGTGAAGTGGAGCACTTGCAAGAGGCGCTTTTTAAAATCTCTTCCCATTATGCCAAAGTGCAATTCAGACTGAGGCAAATATCATTGGCTTCAGGTTACGAGAGAGACAATCTGTTAAAAGATCTGGAGCGATTAACAGCAAAAGGACTAGATGCGACTGGTCCCATACGGGACGAAAAATTGTCCATGCAAGCCAAACATCACGTAAAGCAAGACAAGATTCTCTGCCAACTGCGAGGAAGTCTCGGAGACTTGGTCGAAACCACTG ATGCTTCCAATAAAGCTCCCTGCAACAAAGTTGTCAGCCAGGGCGGTggaaaaagctaa